From the Brassica napus cultivar Da-Ae chromosome A8, Da-Ae, whole genome shotgun sequence genome, one window contains:
- the LOC106362424 gene encoding uncharacterized protein LOC106362424 isoform X6, with product MAAADTTALSYWLNWRVLLCALIILAPLVLAAILIRRYEGKSRERDSPGTLFKDEAWSTCLKTVHPRWLLAFRVFSFVAMLSLLIANVVIHGGGVFYFYTQWTFTLVTLYFGYGSLLSIYGCYFYNEEESYTYTSIDDAEQGTYRPPFTLEEATNNSKPCSTHSEAAGFWVYIFQVLFQTCAGAVVLTDIVFWGLIYPFTKGYRLSFLHVCMHSLNAVFLLGDTCLNSLRFPLFRISYFAFWSCIFVAYQWIIHAFMNLRWPYQFLDLSSPYAPLWYLGVAGMHIPCFAVFALIIKLKNSLLERHSS from the exons ATGGCTGCTGCTGATACAACAGCCTTAAGTTACTGGTTGAACTGGAGGGTCCTCCTCTGTGCATTAATCATCTTAGCTCCGTTAGTGTTAGCAGCGATTCTGATCCGGAGATACGAAGGCAAGAGTAGAGAACGAGATTCCCCCGGGACACTGTTCAAAGACGAAGCTTGGAGCACGTGTCTTAAAACAGTCCACCCTCGTTGGCTGCTTGCCTTTAGAGTATTCTCGTTTGTTGCAATGCTGTCTCTGCTCATTGCCAATGTTGTTATCCATGGAGGCGGCGTGTTTTACTTCTATACtca GTGGACGTTTACTCTTGTCACACTCTACTTTGGG TATGGTTCGTTGTTATCTATTTACGGATGTTACTTCTACAATGAAGAAGAGAGTTATACTTATACAAGTATAGATGATGCAGAACAAGGCACTTATAGACCACCGTTCACCCTTGAAGAGGCAACAAACAACTCAAAACCTTGTAGTACACATTCAGAAGCAGCGGGGTTTTGGGTTTACATCTTTCAAGTCCTGTTCCAA ACTTGTGCTGGGGCTGTTGTGCTAACAGATATTGTGTTTTGGGGATTAATCTACCCGTTTACCAAAGGTTACAGACTCAGTTTT CTCCATGTTTGTATGCATTCTCTCAACGCAGTTTTTCTCCTCGGTGACACATGTCTCAACTCTTTG CGGTTCCCGCTGTTTAGGATCTCTTACTTTGCATTTTGGAGCTGCATTTTCGTCGCTTACCAATGGATAATCCATGCTTTCATGAACTTACG GTGGCCATACCAATTTCTTGATCTGTCGTCACCGTATGCACCCTTATG GTACTTGGGAGTGGCAGGGATGCATATACCGTGCTTCGCGGTCTTCGCTTTGATCATAAAGCTGAAGAACTCTTTGCTAGAGCGTCACAGCTCGTGA
- the LOC106360311 gene encoding uncharacterized protein LOC106360311 isoform X2, with protein MCTTTHHDDQPQQQNLPCLHCDPHSYIHMVQHMIERCIILRMSRDECVQALDHHATIPPLVTLTVWRGLERENKDFFETYEHSFSPEPFSSGYVRRSPRLARRVQQ; from the exons ATGTGTACTACTACTCATCATGATGATCAACCACAACAACAAAATCTCCCTTGTCTCCACTGCGACCCACACTCATACATTCACATG GTTCAACATATGATAGAGAGGTGTATCATACTCCGTATGAGTCGTGACGAATGCGTCCAGGCGTTAGATCACCACGCAACCATTCCACCACTCGTTACGCTCACCG TTTGGAGAGGACTTGAGAGGGAAAATAAGGATTTCTTTGAAACGTATGAGCATTCCTTCTCTCCTGAGCCATTCTCAA GCGGATATGTTCGGAGATCGCCGAGGTTGGCTAGAAGGGTACAACAATGA
- the LOC106360311 gene encoding uncharacterized protein LOC106360311 isoform X1, giving the protein MCTTTHHDDQPQQQNLPCLHCDPHSYIHMVQHMIERCIILRMSRDECVQALDHHATIPPLVTLTVWRGLERENKDFFETYEHSFSPEPFSSKIFWDHQCVCVYFNCEYISIQCLSQHIDQNLKSKCCL; this is encoded by the exons ATGTGTACTACTACTCATCATGATGATCAACCACAACAACAAAATCTCCCTTGTCTCCACTGCGACCCACACTCATACATTCACATG GTTCAACATATGATAGAGAGGTGTATCATACTCCGTATGAGTCGTGACGAATGCGTCCAGGCGTTAGATCACCACGCAACCATTCCACCACTCGTTACGCTCACCG TTTGGAGAGGACTTGAGAGGGAAAATAAGGATTTCTTTGAAACGTATGAGCATTCCTTCTCTCCTGAGCCATTCTCAAGTAAGATTTTCTGGGATCATcaatgtgtgtgtgtatatttCAATTGTGAATACATTTCAATTCAATGTCTCAGCCAACATATCGACCAAAATCTCAAGTCAAAATGttgtttgtaa
- the LOC106362423 gene encoding E3 ubiquitin-protein ligase BOI — protein MSRGNNGYTVPPVFMNENHLQYQTNAQTNQLHFLGTMGGRCTVDPVNYFANDNHAPMLRPNKRGREAESISHNVQRQQKLQMSLNYNHNNISVQEEAPKENLVSTGLRLSYDDDERNSSVTSASGSIVAAAPPILQSLDDTLRIDLHRQKDELEQFLKIQAAQMAKEVRDMKQRQIASFLNTIEKGVSKKLQEKDQEIDIMNKTNKELVERIKQVATEAQNWHYRAKYNESVVNALKTSLQQAMSHNNNNVVAGADHCKEGFGDSEIDDAASSYIDPNNSNNNMGSQRMRCKMCHGKEVSVLVVPCRHLSLCKECDVFTGFCPVCKSLKTASVQVFFS, from the exons atgtcaagGGGAAACAATGGATACACTGTTCCACCGGTTTTCATGAATGAGAACCACTTGCAATACCAGACAAACGCACAAACCAATCAGCTTCACTTCCTCGGAACCA TGGGAGGTAGGTGCACTGTTGATCCAGTAAACTATTTTGCTAATGATAATCATGCGCCAATGCTTCGGCCTAACAAAAGAGGAAGGGAAGCTGAAAGCATTAGTCATAATGTCCAAAGACAACAGAAGCTTCAGATGTCTTTAAACTATAATCATAACAATATTAGTGTGCAAGAAGAAGCCCCCAAGGAGAATCTAGTCTCCACTGGTCTTAGATTGTCTTATGATGACGATGAACGCAACTCCTCAGTGACTTCTGCTAGTGGTAGCATTGTGGCTGCTGCTCCCCCAATCTTACAGTCACTCGATGATACTCTTCGGATTGATCTCCATAGACAGAAAGATGAACTtgagcagtttttaaaaattcag GCAGCTCAAATGGCGAAAGAAGTGAGGGATATGAAGCAGAGACAGATTGCGTCTTTTCTCAACACAATAGAGAAAGGAGTGAGCAAGAAGCTTCAAGAGAAAGACCAAGAGATCGATATCATGAACAAGACGAATAAAGAGCTCGTGGAGAGGATAAAGCAAGTGGCAACGGAAGCTCAGAATTGGCATTATAGAGCAAAGTATAATGAGTCTGTGGTTAATGCCTTAAAGACAAGTCTACAACAAGCAATGtcacacaacaacaacaatgtgGTTGCTGGTGCAGATCATTGTAAAGAAGGGTTTGGAGACAGTGAAATAGATGATGCAGCTTCATCATACATTGATCCaaacaacagcaacaacaacatgGGGAGCCAGAGGATGAGATGCAAGATGTGTCATGGGAAGGAAGTGTCGGTGTTGGTTGTGCCGTGTAGGCACTTGAGTTTGTGTAAAGAATGTGATGTGTTCACTGGGTTTTGTCCTGTATGCAAGTCTTTGAAAACTGCTAGCGTTCAGGTCTTCTTTTcctga
- the LOC106359419 gene encoding polygalacturonase At1g48100-like codes for MIMRKSLRLRSITLMMLMAVLVWSVTLETCIARRGRHWRHNNRRSSDLSDSMSSKKPKSHGNSHHSSHNNNNSHNHESKPKPKPKLQTPPKVDDNYNSPVVSQLPKVQPPSLPSLNESQVFNVMDFGAKGDGIRDDTKAFEAAWEAACKVEASMMIIPPEYTFLVGPISFSGPYCQPNIVFQLDGTIIAPTDSKSWGKGLMWWIDFTKLVGIKVQGKGVIDGRGSGWWQQDYPFIDGETKLIVPLNNSVNQNPPGSEFDLKMPSIKPTALRFYGSIGVEVSGITIQNSPQCHLKFDNCGDVVVHDMTVSSPGDSPNTDGIHLQNTRDVLIHSTTLSCGDDCISIQTGCSNVYIHTVTCGPGHGISIGSLGKDSTKACVSNITVRDVAMHNTMTGVRIKTWQGGVGSVKGILFSNIQLNEVQLPIVIDQFYCDHTTCKNQTSAVAVEGVTYERIKGTYTVKPVHFACSDDFPCVDVLLSAIELKPVQERYHMYDPFCWQTFGELNTPTLPPIDCLQIGKPARNRVQSDHDVC; via the exons atgataatgaGAAAAAGTCTAAGGCTGAGAAGCATCACGTTGATGATGCTAATGGCGGTTTTGGTATGGTCTGTAACCCTAGAGACCTGCATTGCTAGAAGAGGTAGACACTGGAGACATAACAACCGACGATCCTCTGACTTGTCTGATTCCATGTCAAGCAAGAAACCGAAAAGCCATGGGAACAGTCACCACAGCTCTCACAATAACAACAACAGTCATAACCACGAATCCAAACCTAAACCGAAGCCAAAGCTGCAAACACCGCCCAAAGTTGACGACAATTATAACTCTCCGGTAGTTTCACAACTACCAAAAGTCCAACCACCGTCTCTTCCGTCGCTAAATGAATCTCAGGTCTTCAATGTGATGGATTTTGGTGCAAAGGGTGATGGTATACGTGATGACACTAag GCGTTTGAAGCGGCTTGGGAAGCTGCTTGCAAAGTGGAAGCATCAATGATGATCATACCGCCAGAATACACTTTCCTTGTTGGTCCAATCTCATTCTCTGGTCCTTATTGTCAACCAAACATTGTGTTCCAG CTTGATGGTACTATTATAGCTCCAACGGATTCAAAGTCATGGGGAAAAGGGTTGATGTGGTGGATTGATTTCACAAAGCTGGTAGGAATTAAAGTACAAGGGAAAGGTGTGATTGATGGTAGAGGCTCTGGTTGGTGGCAACAAGATTACCCTTTCATTGATGGTGAAACCAAACTCATCGTTCCCTTGAACAACTCTGTTAACCAAAACCCTCCAGGAAGTGAGTTTGATTTGAAAATGCCAAGCATTAAACCAACG GCACTAAGATTCTATGGGAGTATTGGTGTGGAAGTGTCTGGTATAACGATCCAAAACAGTCCTCAATGTCACCTCAAATTTGATAACTGCGGCGACGTTGTGGTACATGACATGACCGTTTCTTCACCTGGTGATAGTCCAAACACTGATGGGATTCACCTCCAGAACACCAGAGATGTCCTCATTCACAGCACAACACTCTCTTGCG GAGATGATTGCATCTCAATCCAAACTGGTTGCTCGAATGTATACATACACACCGTGACATGTGGACCGGGCCACGGTATCAGCATAGGTAGTCTCGGCAAAGACAGCACAAAAGCCTGCGTCTCAAACATAACAGTACGAGACGTGGCCATGCACAACACGATGACAGGCGTGCGGATCAAGACATGGCAAGGAGGAGTAGGATCAGTGAAAGGGATACTCTTCTCAAACATTCAACTCAACGAAGTCCAGCTTCCGATAGTGATAGACCAATTCTACTGCGACCACACCACATGCAAGAACCAGACATCAGCAGTTGCTGTCGAAGGAGTGACTTACGAGAGGATCAAAGGCACGTATACCGTGAAACCGGTTCATTTCGCATGCAGCGATGACTTCCCCTGCGTAGATGTGCTGTTATCTGCAATTGAGCTTAAACCGGTTCAAGAACGGTATCATATGTATGATCCTTTTTGCTGGCAGACGTTTGGTGAGCTCAATACTCCTACTCTTCCTCCTATTGATTGTTTGCAGATTGGGAAGCCGGCGAGAAACAGAGTTCAGTCTGATCATGATGTGTGTTGA
- the LOC106362422 gene encoding B3 domain-containing protein At3g17010, with protein sequence MMFPKEREIGSSSGLGQGEVNVEKLSFFKIFQGEDLSSESMRAFPYDFIRNVPQNDYSSNMVIRTQWGISWEVKVSMNPRFYYMEKRGWNQFVNDNALGDKELVTFTHTRLMCFNVNIYEENGKELVRPRTMASLSGIKKEVGESSKKDVKKAEETGGVRVKSKRFEEGKTSKKKMKKSNNDEDTVPVFNITITTSYLKFLPIPRYFADVHIPNKSKMVVTIHHSNGNCSWEVVCLVRRARANFSSGWARLVREYPLSVGDFCTFKFIKPTEFHLVVSKKVEEIMSD encoded by the exons ATGATGTTTcctaaggagagagagataggtAGCAGCAGTGGTTTGGGTCAGGGTGAAGTAAATGTTGAGAAGTTGAGCTTCTTCAAGATCTTTCAGGGTGAAGACTTATCCTCTGAAAGCATG AGAGCGTTTCCTTACGACTTCATAAGAAACGTCCCTCAAAACGACTACTCCAGCAACATGGTGATAAGGACGCAATGGGGAATCTCATGGGAAGTCAAAGTCTCCATGAACCCAAGATTCTACTACATGGAGAAGCGTGGATGGAACCAGTTTGTGAACGACAACGCCTTGGGAGATAAAGAGCTCGTTACCTTCACTCACACTAGACTCATGTGCTTCAATGTCAACATCTACGAGGAGAATGGCAAGGAGCTTGTGAGGCCCCGGACAATGGCTTCTCTAA GTGGGATCAAGAAAGAAGTAGGAGAGAGCAGCAAGAAAGATGTGAAGAAGGCTGAGGAGACAGGAGGTGTTAGGGTCAAAAGCAAGAGATTTGAGGAAGGCAAAACatccaagaagaagatgaagaagagcaaTAACGATGAGGATACTGTTCCAGTATTCAACATCACCATAACGACATCATACCTCAAGTTCCTG cCAATCCCAAGGTACTTTGCTGACGTGCATATCCCGAATAAGTCTAAGATGGTGGTGACCATTCACCACTCCAATGGGAACTGTTCATGGGAGGTGGTTTGCTTGGTGAGGAGGGCAAGGGCAAACTTCTCAAGTGGCTGGGCGAGATTGGTTAGAGAGTATCCTTTGTCAGTCGGTGACTTTTGTACCTTCAAGTTCATCAAACCAACCGAGTTTCACCTTGTTGTTTCCAAGAAGGTCGAAGAGATCATGTCTGACTGA